AGGTAAAGGAACCTGTTCCCTGCAAGTAAAAGTGGATATGATTCATCGGGGTTTCCAACTGCCTTTGACTTTTCTACGCCAGATCTGATTTGTTCAGGCGTAAAATCTGTTATTTTCATTTCTCTTAACAAATCTGACAGAGGCTCGGAATCAAGGTCTATGCAGATATGACCTTTTCCTGTCTGGCTTGAGGCAATGGCATAAGCCAGGGCACTTTCGTCGGAATAATCAACCGTCAGTCTGCATAAAAATGCTGAAAAAATTTTATCAGAAGCCGAAAATACCGAATCAGATTTTGATTTGTTTAAAATGTTGGGAATTTTTTCAAACATAATATATATTCATCAAATATTAGAAATTAAAATTTTGGCCAGGCAGACTCTGTTTAATGCTGATGTGACCAAATGCCAATCCAAAAGGATAGAATTATGCAAACCCAGGATGCAACAATTGATATAGTATCAGATGTTTTATGCAAGGCAACAAAACATGTGCTGGAGTCGTGCACAAAAAGGACAGTCAAGTTTTCAAGTACTTATCAGAAAATTGAAAAAGTGACCCTAAAGCCTGATGTGGGATGTTTCGTGCAATTTTCAGGAGATTATAACGGACTTGCTGTACTTAATTTTTCCAAGGAAGCGGCAGTCCTTCTTTATCAGAGTTACATGATGGCAATGGGCATTCCTGAAAATGAGCTTGCCAAAGATTTTACGTCCAATGAGGTCAGTGATTCCATTGGTGAGATGACAAATCAGCTTATGGGCCTTCTTATGAGGTCTGTGGAGGATAAATTCGGGCTTTCATCTTTTTGTGGACAGCCAAAGGCTCTTTCTCTCATAACCCCCATTACCCTGATAATCGATTCTGATTTCAGGGAAAACAGAAGGGTTGTATTTAATGTGGATCACCATAAATTTCATATCGAGCTTGCTCTTGAGAAGACAGAATTCATTGTGAGAAAATAGAATTTCGGCGGCCATGAATTTCATGGCTGCCTTATCATTTTCTGATTATTATCCTTATTATTATTCTGGGCCAATTTCAAAGGGGCCTTTTTCAAGGAAATCAAGAAACAAAGAATCTGTACCCATATAGATCAGTTCTTCCAGAAGGTTTGCAATATCTTCTTGTCCTACAATCTGGTACTCTTTTTCAGTATAATTCCCATCCCATTCAAGGCATCTTGCGTGGGCGGAAATGACGATGAAGAGATTGTACATTCTTCCGAACGAATCATCATAAGTATCGTCAATTTCTCTTTCTAAAGAAAGCCTCGTCCCTTTTGGTTTCCAACCGTTTTCAGAGGCTGCTTTTAGAATGCTAAGCCAGAATTCATTTGGACATGAGTAGGTTTCCCCTGTTTTAATATTTATAAATCTGTATCCCATATTTTAAATAATCTTTTTGTTGATTTTTGTTGATTGATGACTATTTATCTTGAAATATTCTGCAAATTATATAAAAGCGATTCTAATATTTGAATCGCTCTGAATCAATATATAAATTTATTATTGTACATTAAGCAGATCAGGAGCAGTGTTATCCCTAAACACTCAAATTTTAGGAGTACTCAATGGAAATTCAAACAGACACTCAAAATGAAAGAAGAGAGACAAGAAGATTCCCGGTAAAAGGCGGAGCTGTTGTTAATTTCAAAAAGAAATCTTTTTTTATGCTGAGCAAGAATGAGTATATCCAGATAGGCCCTGTTTCAGATATCAGTTTCAGAGGGATGTCCATCCATTATTTTTCAAACAAAAATAAATTTGATGAATCCTTGGGG
Above is a genomic segment from Desulforegula conservatrix Mb1Pa containing:
- a CDS encoding DUF3334 family protein — encoded protein: MQTQDATIDIVSDVLCKATKHVLESCTKRTVKFSSTYQKIEKVTLKPDVGCFVQFSGDYNGLAVLNFSKEAAVLLYQSYMMAMGIPENELAKDFTSNEVSDSIGEMTNQLMGLLMRSVEDKFGLSSFCGQPKALSLITPITLIIDSDFRENRRVVFNVDHHKFHIELALEKTEFIVRK